The DNA window TGAGTGTCGGCAGGCTGGCGGCGCTGCTGCTCGCCGCCCTGCTGGTGGTCGCCGGCTGCGGCAGCGACGACCACCGCGCCACCCCGCTGGTCGTCGGATCCCGCCCCGACCCCGAGTCGACGCTGCTGGCCGCCCTCTACGTGGCGGCGCTGCGGTCCTACGGCTTCGCGGCGGACGCGCGCACCGGCGCCGACCCGATGGCACAGCTGGACTCCGGCGCGTTCCTCGTCGTCCCCGCCTTTACCGGCCGGACGCTGCACGCGTTGCAACCGGACGCTCCGGCGCTCTCCGACAAGCAGGTGTACCGGGCCATGGTCGCCGCCCTGCCCGAGGGCATCGCCGCCGGTGACTACACGACGGCCGCGGAGGACAAACCCGTCGTGCTGGTCACCGGGGCCACCGCCCGGGCGTGGGGCGGCAGTGACACCGGCGCCGAGCTCGCCGCTCTGCCCAAACATTGCGCCGGGCTCGTCCTCGGGGCGGTTTCCGGGCGCCGCACACCCCCGTCGGTCGGCTCCTGCAAGCTCCCCGCCGCGCGCGAATTCCCCGACGATGCAACGATGTTCGCCGCGCTGCGGGATGCGCGGCTGACGGCGGCGTGGGCCACCACCGCCGACCCAAGCATTCCCCCCGACCTGGTCGCGCTGGCCGACGGCAAGCCCGCGCTGATCCGCGCCGAGAACGTCGTGCCGCTGTACCGCCGTAACGCCTTGAGCGAACGCCAGTTGCTGGCGGTCAACGAAGTGGCCGGAGTGCTCGACACCGCGGCGCTGGCCGGGATGCGCCGCCAGGTCGCAGGCGGTGCCGATCCGCAGGCCGTGGCCGGGGGATGGCTGGCCGAACACCCGCTGGGCCGTTAGCGCGTGGGGGGCAGCATCCGGCGCATCACCGGGCTGAACAGCTGCTGGTAGCCCGACCCGGTCAGCCGCACCAGGATGTCGAGCACCTTGGCGTCGCCGCCGACCAGCACCCGGGCCTTGTTCTTGCGCACCGCGTCCAGGATGATCTCGGCGGCCCGCTGCGGGCTGGTCCGCGCCATCTGCTTGTCGAACGTCCTGGCCAGTTCGTCACGGTCGAGCCCCTCGGCGGCGGTGGCATTGCGCGCGATCGCGGTCTTGATGCCGCCGGGATGAACCGTGGTCACGCCCACCGGGCGACCCGCCAGGATCATCTCCTGCCGCAGCGCCTCGGTGAAGCCGCGGACGGCGAACTTGGCGGAGTTGTAGGCGGCCTGCCCCGGCACCGAGAACAGCCCGAACACGCTCGAGATGTTGACGACGTGCCCGTCGCCGGAGGCGATCAGGTGCGGGAGGAACGCCTTGGTCCCGTTGACGACGCCCCAGTAGTCGACGTCCATCACCCGTTCGATGTCCTTGAACTGGCTGACCTCGATGTCGCCGCTGAAGGCGATGCCGGCGTTGTTATAGATCTGGTTGACCTTGCCGAAGTGCTCGGCGACGGCGTCGGCGTAGGCCAGGAACGCCTCGCGCTCGGTGACGTCGAGCCGGTCGGACTTGACCGCGGCCCCGAGCGCCTTGACCTGCTGCTCGGTTTCGGCCAGTCCGTCCACGTCGACGTCGCTGATCGCCAGCTTGGCGCCCGAGCGGGCCAACTCGATGGCCAGCGCCCGGCCGATACCCGAACCCGCGCCGGTGACCACGGCGACTTTTCCGGCGAACCCTTGCATGTGCACTCCTCTTGGCCGGCCACGTCCGGGCCGAGCGTGTCGAGGCTAGACGGTACCCCGGGTAACGGGTGCGTGCGGGAGCGGCCGCCCTATCCGAACGCGGTGTCGATGATCTCCTGCTGCTCGACCGCGTGTACCTTAGACGAGCCCGAGGACGGGGCCGACATCGCGCGGCGCGAGATGCGCTTGAGCCCGGTCAGCTTGTCGGGCAGCAACTCCGGCAGCTCCAGGCCGAAGCGCGGCCACGCGCCCTGGTTGGCCGGCTCCTCCTGAACCCAGAAGAACTCGCGGGCCTCCGGGTAGCGGTCCAGCGTCTCGCGCAGGCGGCGCATCGGCAGCGGGGCGAGCTGTTCGATGCGCACGATCGCCACGTCGTCGCGGTTGTCCTTGGCCTTGCGCGCCGCCAGTTCGTAGTACAGCTTGCCCGCGGTTAGCAGGATTCTGGTGACCTTGCCTCGGTCGCCGATGCCGTCCTCGTAGGTGGGTTCCTCGAGCACCGAGCGGAACTTGATCTCGGTGAAGTCCTTGACGTCGCTGACCGCGGCCTTGTTGCGCAGCATCGACTTGGGCGTGAACACGATCAGCGGGCGGCGGACACCGTCGAGGGCGTGGCGGCGCAGCAGGTGGAAGTAGTTGGACGGCGTCGAGGGCATCGCGATGGTCATCGAGCCCTCCGCCCACAGCTGCAGGAAGCGCTCGACCCGCCCCGACGTGTGGTCCGGGCCCTGCCCCTCGTGGCCGTGCGGCAGCAGCAGCACCACGTTGGACAACTGCCCCCACTTGGCCTCACCGGAGCTGATGAACTCGTCGATGATCGACTGCGCGCCGTTGACGAAGTCGCCGAACTGCGCCTCCCACAACACCAGGGCGTCGGGGTTGCCGACGGTGTAGCCGTACTCGAAGCCCACCGCCGCGTACTCCGAGAGCGGTGAGTCGTACACGAGGAACTTCCCGCCGGTGGGGGTGCCGTCGGGGTTGGTGGCCAGCAACTGCAGCGGGGTGAACTCCTCGCCGGTCTGGCGGTCGAAGATCACCGAATGCCGCTGCGAGAACGTGCCGCGGCGGGTGTCCTGCCCGGACAGCCGCACCAGCTTGCCGTCGGCCACCAGCGAACCCAGCGCCAGCAGCTCGCCGAAGGCCCAGTCGATCTTGCCCTCATACGCCATCTCCCGGCGCCTCTCCAGCACCGGCTGCACTCTCGGGTGCGGGGTGAACCCATCGGGCAGCGCCAGGAACGCGTCGCCGATGCGGGCCAGCAGGGCTTTGTCCACCCCGGTGGACAGCCCCGCGGGGATCATCTGGTCGGCCTCCACCGACTCGCTGGGTCGCGCGCCGTGCTTCTCCAGCTCCCGCACCTCGGTGAAGACCCGTTCCAGCTGGCCCTGGTAGTCGCGCAGCGCGTCCTCGGCCTCCTTCATCGAGATGTCGCCGCGGCCGATCAGCGCCTCGGTGTAGCTCTTGCGGACCCCGCGCTTGGTGTCGACGACGTCGTACATGGCCGGGTTGGTCATCGACGGGTCGTCACCCTCGTTGTGTCCGCGCCGGCGGTAGCACAGCATGTCGATGACGACGTCCTTGTTGAACTTCTGGCGGAAGTCCACGGCCAGCTTGGCCACCCACACGCAGGCCTCCGGGTCGTCGCCGTTGACGTGGAAGATCGGCGCCCCGATCATCTTGGCGACGTCGGTGCAGTACTCGCTGGAACGCGAGTACTCCGGCGCGGTGGTGAAGCCGATCTGGTTGTTGACGATGATGTGGACGGTGCCGCCGACGCGGTAGCCGGGCAGGTTGGCCATGTTCAGCACTTCGGCGACGATGCCCTGCCCGGCGAACGCGGCGTCGCCGTGCACCATCAGCGGCACCACCGAGAATCCGTCGCTGCCTTCTTCATCGTCGGCGAGCAGGTCCTGCTTGGCCCGGACCAGACCCTCCAGCACCGGGTCCACGGCCTCCAGGTGCGACGGGTTGGCGGTCAGCGACACCTGAATGTCGTTGTCGCCGAACATCTGTAGGTACACGCCGGTGGCGCCGAGGTGATACTTGACGTCACCGGAGCCGTGCGTCATCGCCGGGTTGAGGTTGCCCTCGAACTCGGTGAAGATCTGTTTGTACGGTTTGCCGACGATGTTGGCCAGCACGTTGAGCCGGCCCCGGTGCGGCATCCCGATGACCACCTCATTCAGGCCGTGCTCGGCGCACTGGTCGATCGCCGCGTCCATCATCGGGATCACGCTTTCGGCGCCTTCCAGCGAGAACCGTTTCTGCCCAACGTATTTGGTCTGCAGGAACGTCTCGAACGCCTCGGCGGCGTTCAGCTTGCTCAGGATGTACTTCTGTTCGGCGACGGTCGGTTTGACGTGCTTGGTCTCGATCCGCTCTTGCAGCCACTCCTGTTGTTCGGGCTCGAGGATGTGGGTGTACTCCACGCCGACGTGGCGGCAGTAGGCGTCGCGCAGCAGGCCGAGCACGTCGCGCAGCTTCTTGTACTCCGACCCGGCGAATCCGTTGACCTTGAACACCCGGTCGAGGTCCCACAGCGTCAGGCCGTGGTTGAGGATCTCGAGGTCGGGGTGACTGCGGAACCGGCTGCTGTCCAACCGCAGCGGGTCGATGTCGGCCATCAGGTGGCCGCGGTTGCGGTAGGCCGCGATCAGCTCGATGACTCGCGCGGTCTTGTCGACGATGGAGTCCGGGTTGTCGGTGCTCCAGCGCACCGGCAGGTAGGGGATGGAAAGTTCGCGGAAGATCTCGTCCCAGAAGCCGTCCGACAGGAGCATCTCGTGGATCGCGCGCAGGAAGTCGCCCGATTCGGCGCCCTGGATGATGCGGTGGTCGTAGGTCGAGGTCAGGGTGATCAGTTTGCCGATACCGAGCTCGGCGATGCGCTCGTCGCTGGCGCCCTGGAACTCGGCCGGGTACTCCATGGCGCCGACGCCGATGATGGCGCCCTGGCCGGCCATCAGCCGGGGCACCGAGTGCACCGTGCCGATCGTGCCGGGGTTGGTCAGCGAAATCGTCACGCCGGCAAAGTCTTCGGCGGTCAACTTGCCGTCGCGGGCGCGCCGCACGATGTCCTCGTAGGCGGTGACGAACTGGGCGAAGCGCAGTCGCTCGCAACCCTTGATGCCCGCGACCACCAGGGAGCGCTTGCCGTCCTTGCCCTGCAGGTCGATCGCCAGCCCCAGGTTGGTGTGGGCCGGGGTGACGGCGGTCGGCTTGCCGCCGACCTCGGCGTAGTGCCGGTTCATGTTCGGGAACTGCTTGATCGCCTGCACCAGCGCGTAGCCCAGCAGGTGGGTGAAGGAGATCTTGCCGCCGCGGGTGCGCTTGAGCTGGTTGTTGATGACGATGCGGTTGTCGATGAGCAGCTTGGCCGGCACCGCCCGCACGCTGGTCGCGGTCGGCACCTCCAGCGAGGCGGACATGTTCTTGACGACGGCCGCGGCGGCGCCGCGCAGCACCTGGACCTCGTCGCCCTCGGCGGTAGGGGCGGCGGCCTTGGCCGGTGGCTTGGCGGGCGGTGCGGACGGTGCCGCGGCACCGTTGCCCGCGGCGGGGCTTTCGGCCTGTGGCGCGGGTTTTGCCGACGGGGCGGGGACGGCCCGGGCTCGCCGGTGGTCTTCGGGGGGCTCGCGGGCGTGCCGACGGCAGGCTCGGGGTTGTAGTCGACGAGGAATTCGTGCCAGCTCGGATCCACCGACGAGGGGTCCTCGCGGAACTTGCGGTACATCTCCTCGACCAGCCATTCGTTCTGCCCGAATGGCGATATGTTGCTCACGGCCGCTTCTCGCCTCGATCCTTTTGCCGTGCAGGCCCTGGGATCTCGATTCCTCAACACCTGCGACTTTGCGCGTCCCGGCTGGCGCGGCGCCTCACGGCGCCGGTTCTCACCGTTTCCGCCCCGTCAAGGCTAACCCTTCCCCGTCGATTCGCCAGACGGGCCGGGTATGTCCGCCGAACCGGCTACCGGTCGGCCTCAGCCGGTCTCGGAGATCGGCGGCACCACGTGCAGGGCGCGTGGCCAGCGCGTGGGCGGGGCGCCGAACGCCTGGTGGGCGTTGCGCACGATCTTGCGGCCCGCGAGGTAGTTGCCGACGGCCCCGACGATGATGCCGATGCCCACCGGTAGCAGCTTGCCGAACACCAGGGCGCTGCGCCGCACCGTGTAGCGGCGCACCCACGACTTGAGCAGCCGCGAGTTGAGCCCCGACATCGATGACAGCGGCAGCGCGGCCACGCCCTCGGCGATCCAGCCGCCGTTGGTGCGCGACGGACCGATCAACTGGGCGACTGCCTGCTTACCGTTGTCGCCGACCAGCACCGACAGCACCAGTGCCCGGCGCCGCTCCCGGTGCTCGGCGGGAATGCCGTGCGCGACCGCCACCGCCAGCACGAAGAAGGCGGTGGCCTCGAGGAACGCGACGGTTTCCGCGGCGGCCGCCGACAGCGCGCTCAGCGTGCCGATACCGGGGATGGTGGCCGCCGCGCCCACCGCGATGCCGCTGGACGTGACCACCGCCATGTAGCGCCGCTGCAGCTTGGTGACGACCCCGGCGGGGCTGATCCCCGGGTGGCTGTGCCGCAGGCGAGACACGTAGGCCTCGGCGGCCGGGCCCTGGATCCGCGAACTGCGCTCGATGACCTGCGCCAACGCCCGCGCGGATGCCCTGGGCCGGCCGTTGGTAGGGGGCGGGGGCCGCTCCGCGCCGGCCTTGCTCGGGCATCGGCCGTCAGACCGTTGAGACCTGTTCCGTCGGGCCCGCATATCGTCTCTCCTGCGAATGGCGTTCATTTCAGGCTAACGCGCATTCGCGCCCGGCAGGGGATCCGTGCCTGCGGGCTCCGTCACCCCAATCGGGATAATGGCTCTGCATGCGGGGTGCAGTGGGTGGCGTGCCGGTCCGTTTGCCGGTCCCGGTGTGGGGAACCGTCGAGAGCTGAACGAGGTGGGGTACATGGTCACGGCGACACGCCCGTCGCCCCGGGGAGGCCGGCGCACGGGGCCCGGCCGCGACGTCGCCACCCGCCGGTCCCGGCGGTGGCCGTCGGGCGCCCGGCTCGCTGGAAGCCCGTGGTCGGCGCTGTGGGCGATGATGATCGGTTTCTTCATGATCATGGTCGACTCGACCATCGTCGCGATCGCGAACCCGACCATCATGGCCGACCTGAACATCGGGTACGACGCCGTGGTGTGGGTGACCAGCGCCTACCTGCTGGGCTATGCGGTCGTGTTGCTGGTGGCGGGGCGCCTGGGTGACCGGTTCGGTCCCAAGAATCTCTACCTGATCGGCCTGGTGGTGTTCACGGTCGCCTCGATGTGGTGCGGGCTGGCGGGCAGCGCCGGCATGCTGGTGGCGGCCCGCGTCGTGCAGGGTGTCGGCGCCGGGGTGCTGACACCGCAGACGTTGTCCACGATCACCCGCATATTCCCGGCGCACCGGCGCGGTGTGGCGGTCAGCGTGTGGGGCGCCACCGCCGGGGTGGCCAGCCTGGTGGGGCCGCTGGCCGGCGGCGTGCTGGTCGACGGGCTGGGCTGGGAGTGGATCTTCTTCGTCAACGTGCCCATCGGCGTCGCCGGACTGGCGCTGGCGGTGTGGCTGGTTCCGGCGCTGCCCACGCAGGCGCACCGGTTCGACCCGCTCGGCGTCGGGTTGTCGGGGGCGGGCATATTCCTGATCGTCTTCGCCCTGCAGCAGGGCCAGGCCGCGCATTGGCAGCCTTGGATCTGGGCGATGATCGTCGCCGGCGCCGGGTTCGTCTGCGCGTTCGTCTACTGGCAGTCGGTCAACCACCGGGAGCCGCTGGTTCCGCTGGTCGTCTTCGCAGACCGCGACTTCAGCCTGTGCGCCGCCGGGGTGGCCATCACGGCTTTCGCGACGACTGGGATGATGCTGCCGGTCACGTTCTACGCGCAGACCGTGTGCGGGCTGTCGCCGACCCGCTCGGCCCTGCTGATCGCACCGATGGCCATCGCCAACGGCGTGCTGGCGCCCTTCGTCGGCAGGATCGTCGACCGCTATCACCCGCGGCCGGTGCTCGGCTTCGGCTTTTCGATGCTGGCGGTCGCGCTGACGTGGCTGTCGTTCGAGATGGGCCCCGACACCCCGGTGTGGCGGCTGGTGTTGCCGTTCCTGGCGCTGGGGGTGGGCAACGCGTTCGTCTGGTCGCCGCTGACCGCGACGGCCACCCGCAATCTGCCGGCGCGCCTCGCCGGCGCCGGCTCGGGGGTCTACAACGCGATCCGCCAGCTGGGGGCCGTGCTGGGCAGCGCCGCCATGGCCGCGTTCATGGCCTCGCGGATCGGCGCGGAGATGCCGCCCCACGCGGGGAGTCCGGAGCATGCCGGGGCGCTGCGACTGCCCGGGTTCCTGCGCGACCCGTTCTCGGCCGCGATGGCGCAGTCGATGCTCCTGCCCGCGTTCATCGCGTTGTTCGGGATCCTCGCGGCGCTGTTTCTGGTCGGGTTCGCGCCCTCGGTGATCACCCGTGCGGGCGCCGACGAGCCGGGCCGGCCCGTGGGTGGCCCCGTCGTCGGCGCTGACGATGACGATGACTATGTCGAGGTGATACTGCGCCGCGAAGCCGCCGCCGGCTACGGCAGGCACTCCTCCGGCAGGTAGGCCCGGTCCGTCAGCGCCAGGAAGGCGCCCAGGTCGACCAGGCCCGCGGGCGTGGCCGGCAGGTACTCGGTCAGCAGTGCAGACCGGACGATCACCGCCGCGTACTGTGCCCGGCTGACGGCGACGTTGAGCCGGTTCCTGTTGAGCAGGAACGACATTCCGCGCGACACCACATCGGCAGACGAGGCAGTCATCGAAACGAACACCACCGGCGCCTGCCCGCCCTGGAACTTGTCGACGGTTCCGACCCGCACGTCGCCGAGCCCGGCGGCGGCCAATCGGCGGCGCACCAACGCCACCTGCGCGTTGTAGGGCGCCAGCACCAGCACGTCGGCGGCGGCCAGCGGGCGGGTGCCGTGCTCGTCGGTCCACGAGGCACCGATCAACCGCGTGATCTCGGCGGCGATCGCGTCGGCCTCTTCGGGGCTCTCGCTCGAGTTGCCCTGGTGGGCAACCGGGAGCACGCGCACGCCGGGGCGGCATCCGACGAGGTGGCGCGTGGCGGTCAGCTCGTCGTGGGAGTGCAGCCTGCCCTCGTAGGACAACGTGGAGACCGCGGCGCAGATCGCCGGGTGCATCCGGTAGGAGCGGTCCAAGAAGTAGCCCCGCGCGTCGGGCAGCGTGCGTTCGCCGTCGACCAGCCATTCCAGCGCGGACACGTCCACGGGCTCGGGATGGGTGCCCTGGCTGACCTGCGGCAGTTGCCGGGGGTCGCCGAGCAGCAGGAGATCGGCGGCCGCCGGCGCCACGGCGATGGTGTTGGCCAGGCAGAACTGGCCCGCCTCGTCGATCACCAGCAGGTCCAGGCTGCCCGGGGGGACCCGGTTCGGATTGGCGAAATCCCATGCCGTGCCGCCGATCACGCATCCGGACGTATCGGCGATGAATGCCGGGTAGTGGGCCCCATCGATCTGCTGCCAGCGCACGGTGTCGTGGTGGTGCCGCTTCTTGGCGACCCGCCCCGCATCCAGCCCGGAGTCGATCACGCAGTCCAACAGGTTTTCCACCGCCGCATGCGACTGGGCCACCACGCCGACCCGCCACGCGTGGTCGGTGACGAGCTGCCGGATCACCCGGCCGGCGGTGTGTGTCTTGCCGGTTCCCGGCGGCCCGTGCACCGCCAGGTACGACGCGTCCAGGTCGAGCAGCGCGGTGGTGATGTCGGCGGCGGCGTCGCCGCTACGCGGTAGCGGATCGCCGCTGCGGGTGCGGGGCGCGCGGCGCAGCAGGATGTCGACGATCGCGCTGTCCGGCAGTCGCGGCAGTCCGGCAGCCACCGTGGCGGCGGTCGACTCGATCGACTCCCGCAGCACCGTCGTCGAAATGGGCGCGCCCGGCGTGAGGGCGAACGGCAACTGGTGAAAGGTGTTGCCGTCGCGTCCCGTTCGTTCGACGATGACCACCTCGGTGGGCACCATCGGGTCGTCGGCCCCGATCACCTCGGCGCGCCCGGCCGCCCGCCGCCTGGGGTCGTCGGTCATGCCGGGCGGGGTCGGCGGGTCGTAGAGCGCGAACACCTCCCTCGCCAGGTCGCCGCGTGCGAGGTCTCCGCGCAGCCGCACTTCTCGCCGGGGCTTGCGCGCGCGCGGGGGCGTATGCCAGTCGGCGCTGACGCACGCGTCCACCGCGATGAAAACGTCGGTGCTGTCCGCCCATTCGTCGACCGGGAAGTTCAGGCGGTCGAAGTGCGCCCACCAGAACGGCTTGTCCTCGCGCCGGTGATAGCCGCGCGCCGCGGCAACCAGCGCCACCGCCGTCTGCTCGGGCGCGCGGCCGCCGACGGCGGGATCGCCGGCGAAGGCCGACAGCGTTACCGCCAGTTCGTCGCCGTCCTCGACGGCATCGGCCGCCGGAACCGCCTGCACACCAACCGGCACCACGCCGGACTCGTAGGCGCGCAACAACAGCCAGTTGCGCAGTTCGCGGGTCGACCGGCAGTCGTAGTGGTTGTAGTCCTCGATCTCCTTGAGCACCGCGGCGGCGTCGTCGAATCGGGCGGCGGACCGCAGCTCGCAGTAGCGGGCGTAGGAGGTGATCGAAGCGGTGGCCGTGGTGACCTCGCCGGCGCGCAGCTGCGCACCCATGTACAGTGGCTCCAGCGCCTTGAGGCTGAACGATTCAGCGCCCACGCGAATGCTCTTGCGCACCAGCGGGTACAGGTCGACCAGTGTCCCGCTGCGCAACAGTTCGTCGACCTCGTCCTCGTCGACACCGTAGCGGCCGGCCAGCCGCAGCAGCGCCGTCTTCT is part of the Mycobacterium sp. HUMS_12744610 genome and encodes:
- a CDS encoding DHA2 family efflux MFS transporter permease subunit; translated protein: MVTATRPSPRGGRRTGPGRDVATRRSRRWPSGARLAGSPWSALWAMMIGFFMIMVDSTIVAIANPTIMADLNIGYDAVVWVTSAYLLGYAVVLLVAGRLGDRFGPKNLYLIGLVVFTVASMWCGLAGSAGMLVAARVVQGVGAGVLTPQTLSTITRIFPAHRRGVAVSVWGATAGVASLVGPLAGGVLVDGLGWEWIFFVNVPIGVAGLALAVWLVPALPTQAHRFDPLGVGLSGAGIFLIVFALQQGQAAHWQPWIWAMIVAGAGFVCAFVYWQSVNHREPLVPLVVFADRDFSLCAAGVAITAFATTGMMLPVTFYAQTVCGLSPTRSALLIAPMAIANGVLAPFVGRIVDRYHPRPVLGFGFSMLAVALTWLSFEMGPDTPVWRLVLPFLALGVGNAFVWSPLTATATRNLPARLAGAGSGVYNAIRQLGAVLGSAAMAAFMASRIGAEMPPHAGSPEHAGALRLPGFLRDPFSAAMAQSMLLPAFIALFGILAALFLVGFAPSVITRAGADEPGRPVGGPVVGADDDDDYVEVILRREAAAGYGRHSSGR
- a CDS encoding SDR family NAD(P)-dependent oxidoreductase is translated as MQGFAGKVAVVTGAGSGIGRALAIELARSGAKLAISDVDVDGLAETEQQVKALGAAVKSDRLDVTEREAFLAYADAVAEHFGKVNQIYNNAGIAFSGDIEVSQFKDIERVMDVDYWGVVNGTKAFLPHLIASGDGHVVNISSVFGLFSVPGQAAYNSAKFAVRGFTEALRQEMILAGRPVGVTTVHPGGIKTAIARNATAAEGLDRDELARTFDKQMARTSPQRAAEIILDAVRKNKARVLVGGDAKVLDILVRLTGSGYQQLFSPVMRRMLPPTR
- a CDS encoding glycine betaine ABC transporter substrate-binding protein, which encodes MSVGRLAALLLAALLVVAGCGSDDHRATPLVVGSRPDPESTLLAALYVAALRSYGFAADARTGADPMAQLDSGAFLVVPAFTGRTLHALQPDAPALSDKQVYRAMVAALPEGIAAGDYTTAAEDKPVVLVTGATARAWGGSDTGAELAALPKHCAGLVLGAVSGRRTPPSVGSCKLPAAREFPDDATMFAALRDARLTAAWATTADPSIPPDLVALADGKPALIRAENVVPLYRRNALSERQLLAVNEVAGVLDTAALAGMRRQVAGGADPQAVAGGWLAEHPLGR
- a CDS encoding TM0106 family RecB-like putative nuclease, coding for MFVTGDSIVYSASDLAAAARCEYALLRDFDAKLGRGPAVAAEDELLTRTAALGNEHERRELAGLRRAFGDAVAIIGRPPYTFAGLTAAAQATRRAVERRAPAVYQAAMFDGRFVGFADFLVRDGDRYRIVDTKLARSPKVEALLQLAAYADTLAAAGIAVAPDAELHLGDGTVVPYRLCDLIPVYRSQRALLQRLLDEHHAGGAPVRWGDPRVAACFRCQLCAEQLRAADDLLLVAGMRVSRRDALVAAGITTVAQLAGHTGPVPGLGATALAKLTEQAKLQVRQRDTGAPQFEVVDPQPLALLPEPDPGDLFFDFEGDPLWTADGHEWGLEYLFGILETAGNFRPLWAHDRVDERKALADFLALVAKRRKRHPNMHIYHYAPYEKTALLRLAGRYGVDEDEVDELLRSGTLVDLYPLVRKSIRVGAESFSLKALEPLYMGAQLRAGEVTTATASITSYARYCELRSAARFDDAAAVLKEIEDYNHYDCRSTRELRNWLLLRAYESGVVPVGVQAVPAADAVEDGDELAVTLSAFAGDPAVGGRAPEQTAVALVAAARGYHRREDKPFWWAHFDRLNFPVDEWADSTDVFIAVDACVSADWHTPPRARKPRREVRLRGDLARGDLAREVFALYDPPTPPGMTDDPRRRAAGRAEVIGADDPMVPTEVVIVERTGRDGNTFHQLPFALTPGAPISTTVLRESIESTAATVAAGLPRLPDSAIVDILLRRAPRTRSGDPLPRSGDAAADITTALLDLDASYLAVHGPPGTGKTHTAGRVIRQLVTDHAWRVGVVAQSHAAVENLLDCVIDSGLDAGRVAKKRHHHDTVRWQQIDGAHYPAFIADTSGCVIGGTAWDFANPNRVPPGSLDLLVIDEAGQFCLANTIAVAPAAADLLLLGDPRQLPQVSQGTHPEPVDVSALEWLVDGERTLPDARGYFLDRSYRMHPAICAAVSTLSYEGRLHSHDELTATRHLVGCRPGVRVLPVAHQGNSSESPEEADAIAAEITRLIGASWTDEHGTRPLAAADVLVLAPYNAQVALVRRRLAAAGLGDVRVGTVDKFQGGQAPVVFVSMTASSADVVSRGMSFLLNRNRLNVAVSRAQYAAVIVRSALLTEYLPATPAGLVDLGAFLALTDRAYLPEECLP